Proteins from one Listeria innocua genomic window:
- a CDS encoding amino acid ABC transporter permease, with the protein MDKAFDVKMIADFIPTLAGYLPITLYILALSLIFGFILGVILSLPRIYQIPVLNQFARVYISFFRGTPIMVQLFIVFYGIPALSGVFGIDLSQMDPLYAAIATYALSSAATIAEVIRAGVNSVDAGQAEAAYSVGLNGRQTFLRIILPQALYQALPNFGNLVIGYLKDTSLAFSIGVMDMSGRGQTLITLSNHALEVYISLSIIYYITAVLLEYSFKWIEKRVKKENTRFTSIFDIEL; encoded by the coding sequence ATGGATAAAGCGTTTGATGTGAAAATGATTGCTGATTTTATTCCGACGTTAGCGGGTTATCTACCTATTACGTTATATATCTTGGCACTCTCGCTTATTTTCGGTTTTATATTAGGGGTTATTTTATCATTACCAAGAATTTATCAGATCCCTGTTTTAAATCAATTTGCTCGCGTATATATTTCTTTTTTTCGCGGAACACCGATTATGGTGCAATTATTTATTGTTTTTTACGGAATTCCAGCACTTTCTGGCGTATTTGGGATTGATTTATCGCAAATGGATCCACTTTATGCCGCCATTGCAACGTATGCATTAAGTAGTGCGGCGACCATTGCAGAGGTGATTCGGGCTGGTGTAAATAGTGTAGATGCTGGCCAAGCGGAGGCAGCTTATAGTGTCGGGCTGAACGGACGCCAAACATTTTTACGAATCATTTTGCCTCAAGCACTTTATCAAGCATTGCCGAATTTTGGGAATTTAGTAATTGGGTATTTGAAAGATACTTCGCTAGCTTTTTCGATAGGTGTGATGGATATGTCAGGTAGAGGCCAAACCTTAATTACGCTGAGCAATCACGCCCTTGAAGTTTATATTTCGTTGTCTATTATTTACTATATTACCGCAGTGCTACTTGAATATTCTTTCAAATGGATTGAAAAACGAGTTAAAAAAGAGAATACCAGATTTACCAGTATTTTTGATATAGAACTTTAA
- a CDS encoding amino acid ABC transporter substrate-binding protein — MKKKYGVLALALVAALTLSACGAKDEPEAANKKVQTITVGTGTQFPNVCFLDENGKLTGYDVELVKEIDKRLPGYKFKFKTMDFSNLLVSLGAGKVDIVAHQMEKSKEREKKFLFNDVAYNNFPLQLTVLDSNNSINGTKDLAGKRVITSATSNGALVLKKINEEQGNNFEIAYEGQGSNDAANQLKTGRADATISTPFAVDFQNKTSPIKEKVVGDVLSNAKVYFMLGKNKTELSKDVDKALQSIIDDGTLKKLSEKWLGADYSKEQY, encoded by the coding sequence ATGAAAAAGAAATATGGAGTTTTGGCACTGGCTCTTGTAGCCGCGTTAACATTAAGCGCATGCGGAGCGAAAGATGAACCAGAAGCAGCTAATAAAAAAGTTCAAACGATTACGGTCGGGACAGGCACGCAGTTTCCTAATGTTTGCTTTTTAGATGAAAATGGCAAATTAACAGGTTATGACGTTGAACTAGTGAAAGAAATTGACAAACGTTTACCAGGCTATAAATTCAAGTTTAAAACGATGGATTTTTCCAATTTACTCGTTAGTCTTGGTGCCGGAAAAGTGGATATTGTAGCGCATCAAATGGAAAAAAGTAAAGAACGCGAGAAGAAATTTTTATTTAACGATGTAGCCTATAATAATTTCCCATTACAGTTAACCGTATTAGATAGTAATAACAGCATAAATGGCACAAAAGATTTAGCTGGAAAACGTGTTATTACAAGTGCGACGTCAAATGGCGCACTCGTTTTAAAGAAAATCAATGAAGAACAAGGCAATAATTTTGAAATCGCTTATGAAGGACAAGGTTCTAATGATGCAGCCAACCAACTAAAAACAGGTCGCGCTGATGCAACGATTTCCACACCTTTTGCAGTAGATTTCCAAAATAAAACAAGCCCCATCAAAGAAAAAGTAGTAGGCGATGTTTTATCAAATGCAAAGGTATATTTCATGCTTGGTAAAAATAAAACGGAACTGAGTAAAGACGTAGATAAAGCACTTCAATCCATTATTGATGACGGGACATTAAAAAAGTTGAGTGAAAAATGGCTTGGTGCAGATTATTCAAAAGAACAGTATTAA
- a CDS encoding Na+/H+ antiporter, with amino-acid sequence MEIFELILLMLSAVFLSNVLSRFLPSIAVPLIQVLLGIILAIPLGDHTMDINPELFLLLFMAPILFNDGARTDKKSLWKNRKAILSLSIGLVFVTVGVLGAFIHYLIPAIPFAAAFALAAALAPTDAVAVGALAEKVRVPHKIMHILEGESLINDASGLVSFQFAVLALVTGTFSFMSAGTSFLLLSLGGIALGVVLSLLKIMLMRGLRQLGIENMTSFMLMEILLPFLIFMVAENIGVNGILAVVSGGMVHSFSYKRINPEMAQLNLLSKNTWSVIIFSLNGLVFVLLGTQLPQIMTAIWEDTGIHKSMLFLYIFGITFLLLALRFLWILFFRNYEENPHADLVSRLKNTFLYTVAGVRGTITLVSALSLPFVLGQGNAFPERDLLIFIAAGVIITTLLLANFTLPLFAAKKDVVVADHTTAIALLRDVVGQLQRYKTDENEVEMNNVLKMYNGRIFSLMEHKEVSATEKELRRLTQEWQLENTRRLVFERKIDTGVGLSLMMRLGKRLYVQTRAQKYRARMRYRQLLSHSIRDFRIVPLSFEERRKERAKLQTENNQFVVQKLNELDKNEFNPEVISLYLMNFERALGSGKHKKETDNEELQTTIDLASQIERETIQHYFEKGTITRKEMKVYRDNLLAIEASFQLEF; translated from the coding sequence ATGGAGATTTTTGAACTGATTTTATTAATGTTAAGTGCAGTTTTTTTATCAAATGTGTTAAGTCGATTTTTGCCAAGTATTGCGGTACCTTTAATTCAAGTACTACTAGGGATTATTTTGGCGATTCCGCTCGGGGATCATACGATGGATATAAATCCCGAGTTGTTTTTATTACTATTTATGGCTCCGATACTTTTTAATGACGGGGCTAGGACGGATAAAAAATCGTTATGGAAAAATCGGAAAGCAATTTTATCATTATCAATTGGCCTAGTGTTTGTAACGGTTGGGGTTTTAGGAGCTTTTATTCATTATTTAATTCCAGCGATACCTTTTGCGGCTGCATTTGCACTTGCTGCAGCACTAGCGCCAACTGATGCGGTCGCAGTTGGAGCACTAGCGGAAAAAGTAAGGGTTCCACATAAAATTATGCATATTTTAGAAGGAGAATCGCTTATCAATGATGCTTCTGGACTTGTTTCCTTTCAATTCGCAGTCTTAGCGCTTGTGACGGGAACATTCTCCTTTATGTCTGCTGGAACTAGTTTTTTGCTGCTTTCGCTAGGCGGGATTGCGCTTGGAGTGGTGCTTAGTTTACTGAAAATCATGCTAATGCGTGGTCTGCGCCAACTCGGTATTGAAAACATGACTTCTTTTATGTTAATGGAAATTTTGCTGCCTTTTTTAATTTTTATGGTGGCAGAAAATATTGGCGTCAATGGTATTTTGGCTGTGGTCAGTGGGGGAATGGTGCATTCGTTTAGTTATAAGAGGATCAATCCTGAAATGGCGCAACTCAATTTGCTTTCTAAAAATACTTGGTCAGTAATTATTTTTAGTCTTAATGGTCTGGTGTTTGTTTTACTTGGGACTCAGCTGCCGCAAATTATGACAGCTATTTGGGAAGATACGGGGATACATAAAAGCATGTTGTTCCTATATATTTTCGGAATAACGTTTTTACTACTTGCGCTTCGGTTCTTATGGATTTTGTTTTTCCGCAATTACGAGGAAAATCCCCATGCAGATTTAGTGAGCAGGCTAAAAAATACGTTTTTGTATACTGTAGCAGGTGTACGAGGAACCATTACGTTAGTCAGTGCGCTATCCTTACCATTTGTCTTAGGTCAGGGCAATGCTTTTCCTGAACGTGATTTATTAATTTTTATTGCTGCTGGAGTAATTATTACGACACTACTTTTAGCTAACTTCACACTGCCTCTTTTTGCAGCTAAAAAAGATGTTGTAGTAGCCGATCATACTACTGCAATTGCGCTATTACGAGATGTTGTCGGTCAATTACAACGTTATAAAACAGACGAGAATGAAGTAGAAATGAATAATGTACTAAAAATGTATAACGGCAGAATTTTTTCGTTAATGGAACATAAAGAAGTGAGTGCTACTGAGAAAGAACTTCGACGTTTAACGCAAGAATGGCAACTTGAAAATACAAGAAGACTCGTATTTGAGCGGAAAATTGACACTGGGGTTGGGTTGTCGCTTATGATGCGGCTCGGGAAACGACTTTATGTCCAAACAAGAGCTCAAAAATATCGGGCGAGAATGAGATATCGTCAGCTTCTAAGTCATAGTATTCGTGATTTTCGCATAGTACCTCTTTCTTTTGAAGAACGTAGAAAAGAGCGAGCTAAACTTCAAACTGAAAATAATCAATTCGTCGTTCAAAAGCTAAATGAGCTCGATAAAAACGAATTTAACCCTGAAGTTATTTCCTTATATTTAATGAATTTTGAACGAGCATTAGGTAGCGGCAAACATAAAAAAGAAACAGATAATGAAGAACTACAAACAACAATTGATTTAGCTTCTCAAATTGAACGGGAAACAATTCAACATTATTTTGAAAAAGGGACGATTACGAGGAAGGAAATGAAAGTTTACCGAGATAATCTCCTTGCGATTGAAGCAAGTTTTCAATTAGAATTTTAA
- a CDS encoding MDR family MFS transporter — translation MTKWLPKDLWIVIIGMVLLYTGLSFIWPFNMIYMTQELGMSTTDASLVLLINSGVGIISSIIGGLIFDRFSGFISLTIGTIILVLSTASLCFFHGFPFFIWNLWAVGIAMGMVFSGLYAAAGLTHPTGGRTGFNAIYVAQNIGVAVGPLLAGLLAKQGMSHVYIGSFVFAIIFAGYFFFFFYKIDWKSEKVNVETKHRKKGAKREFPTKLALCSFVLLLLTYLLCQLPHVQWQSNLSTYMTEIKGVTSSEYGNLWSLNGALIVLGQLVLIPVVNRFKKYLLAQIYIGIVLFILSFVVAMNASVYSGFVLGMIFLTLGEMFAWPAIPTIAYQLAPKGAAGLYQGLVNGMATAARMLAPFLGAIVVQHLGGIKALFIGAFILLGCALVSITLQQILQKKDQQEKAALKISINQGE, via the coding sequence ATGACGAAATGGTTACCAAAGGATTTATGGATTGTTATTATTGGAATGGTGTTACTATATACAGGGCTATCATTTATTTGGCCTTTTAATATGATTTATATGACGCAAGAGTTGGGTATGTCAACCACGGATGCTTCATTGGTATTGTTGATTAATTCAGGTGTAGGAATTATTTCAAGTATTATCGGTGGACTTATTTTTGACCGTTTTTCAGGCTTTATTTCACTTACAATTGGTACGATAATATTAGTACTCTCAACAGCTTCATTATGTTTCTTCCACGGATTTCCGTTCTTTATTTGGAATTTATGGGCGGTTGGTATTGCGATGGGAATGGTATTCTCAGGGCTTTACGCAGCGGCAGGGTTAACGCATCCAACTGGTGGGAGAACAGGGTTTAATGCGATTTATGTTGCTCAAAATATCGGGGTTGCAGTAGGGCCGCTTCTTGCAGGTCTACTAGCAAAACAAGGAATGAGCCACGTATATATTGGTTCTTTTGTATTTGCAATTATATTTGCTGGCTATTTTTTCTTTTTCTTCTACAAAATAGACTGGAAATCCGAAAAAGTTAATGTAGAAACAAAACATCGTAAAAAAGGAGCTAAACGAGAATTTCCAACGAAGCTCGCATTATGTTCTTTTGTGCTATTATTACTGACATACTTACTCTGCCAATTACCACATGTGCAGTGGCAGTCCAATCTTTCTACTTATATGACGGAAATAAAAGGTGTGACTTCTAGCGAATACGGTAATTTATGGAGTTTAAACGGCGCTCTTATTGTACTGGGGCAATTAGTTTTAATTCCAGTTGTTAATAGATTTAAAAAATACTTACTGGCACAAATTTATATCGGTATTGTCTTATTTATTTTATCCTTTGTTGTCGCAATGAATGCAAGCGTATATAGCGGTTTTGTGTTAGGGATGATTTTCTTAACACTCGGCGAAATGTTTGCTTGGCCAGCAATCCCAACAATTGCTTATCAACTTGCACCAAAAGGAGCGGCCGGTTTATATCAAGGCTTAGTGAACGGAATGGCTACAGCCGCTCGCATGCTCGCGCCATTTTTAGGAGCAATTGTAGTTCAACATTTAGGCGGCATCAAAGCTTTATTCATTGGCGCATTTATTTTACTCGGATGTGCGCTAGTTAGCATTACCTTACAACAAATTTTACAGAAAAAGGATCAACAAGAAAAAGCTGCCTTGAAAATTTCCATCAATCAGGGGGAATAG
- a CDS encoding GNAT family N-acetyltransferase — translation MAEDIFRVATVEDAPEFLELLSSAFKSVKELGIDWPSTNADLAMVTENIVNSSAFVLERNGKLISTITVRFPWESSSPPSKYPFVWWFATAPELAGQGIGDKLLTYVEERVLRDTLKAPALTLGTSARKHPWLLDMYLRRGYEVYFEHEEDGDVGVMMRKILIPEKFDATLLGIPSWT, via the coding sequence ATGGCAGAAGATATTTTTAGAGTGGCGACTGTGGAAGATGCGCCGGAGTTTTTGGAATTGTTATCGAGTGCTTTTAAGTCCGTGAAAGAACTGGGAATCGATTGGCCTTCTACTAATGCAGATTTAGCGATGGTTACCGAAAATATCGTTAATTCTTCGGCTTTTGTTTTAGAGCGGAATGGTAAATTAATTTCTACAATTACTGTTCGTTTTCCGTGGGAGAGTAGTTCGCCTCCTTCTAAATATCCATTTGTTTGGTGGTTTGCAACAGCACCAGAATTAGCGGGACAAGGGATTGGTGATAAATTATTAACGTATGTAGAAGAACGGGTACTTCGCGATACACTTAAAGCTCCGGCACTTACGCTTGGTACTTCTGCAAGAAAACATCCGTGGCTACTTGATATGTACTTGCGCCGCGGCTATGAAGTTTATTTTGAACATGAAGAGGACGGCGATGTCGGCGTGATGATGCGGAAAATTTTAATTCCGGAAAAATTCGATGCCACATTACTCGGAATACCTAGCTGGACATAA
- a CDS encoding amino acid ABC transporter permease, which yields MPLDVPFIGTAVLAMLKTIPLTLAMTFFPILFGFIIAILLTLIRMYHVRFLEPIAKFYVSFFRSTPAILHIMLIYLGIPLIVDFLSKSLDLSISANKIPVVVFVIIALSFTAGAYLTEILRSGIIAVDIGQMEAAYSMGYTHGQAIRKVLLPQAFMTSLPNFTNLCIGFLHTTSIAAIVAVPEITGMATIVASDNYAFLEAFIGAALIYWFLTILIEAINYILEKNIAKYQGGTV from the coding sequence ATGCCGCTTGATGTGCCTTTTATTGGAACAGCCGTATTGGCGATGCTAAAAACGATACCATTAACACTTGCGATGACATTCTTTCCGATATTGTTCGGTTTTATAATCGCTATTTTACTAACGCTCATCCGGATGTACCATGTCCGTTTTTTGGAACCAATTGCCAAGTTTTACGTATCTTTTTTTCGAAGCACACCAGCGATTTTACATATAATGCTGATTTATTTAGGAATTCCGCTCATTGTCGATTTTTTAAGTAAGTCGCTTGATTTAAGCATATCAGCAAATAAAATCCCGGTTGTGGTGTTTGTGATAATCGCGTTATCCTTCACGGCGGGAGCTTACCTAACGGAGATTTTACGGTCTGGTATTATTGCTGTTGATATTGGACAAATGGAAGCAGCTTATTCTATGGGATATACGCATGGCCAAGCGATTCGTAAAGTGCTGTTACCTCAAGCGTTTATGACTTCGCTACCGAATTTTACTAATTTATGCATCGGGTTTTTGCATACAACTTCGATTGCAGCTATCGTCGCGGTCCCAGAAATCACTGGAATGGCCACGATTGTAGCTTCTGATAATTACGCTTTTCTCGAAGCATTCATTGGTGCAGCACTGATTTATTGGTTCTTAACTATTCTAATAGAAGCAATTAATTATATTTTGGAAAAGAATATCGCTAAATATCAAGGAGGGACAGTATGA
- a CDS encoding glucosamine-6-phosphate deaminase, with product MKLIKTKTYEEMSREALEVVKQVITENDNPVINTTTGASFDGMFAGLVKEINAGEIPIEKVFLMNLDEYVAKRDASFTVYTYMHQKFYDLITKMPKRVELLDGSLDDFTDEIARYKKILEENERDLQILGLGVNGHLGANEPGTPFDARLFLADSDESTIKSTIMYNNLTEDEAPSQMLTLGLADMMDAKQILVTASGERKAEAVKGLLEGPISVDCPASILRNHPNVVFIIDEAAGSLLTNH from the coding sequence ATGAAATTAATTAAAACAAAAACATATGAAGAAATGTCACGAGAAGCTCTCGAAGTGGTAAAACAAGTAATTACTGAAAATGACAACCCAGTCATTAACACAACTACAGGAGCGAGTTTCGATGGAATGTTTGCAGGGCTTGTAAAAGAAATTAACGCTGGTGAAATCCCGATTGAAAAAGTATTTTTAATGAATCTTGATGAATATGTGGCTAAAAGAGATGCATCTTTTACCGTCTATACATATATGCATCAAAAATTTTATGATTTAATAACCAAAATGCCAAAAAGAGTAGAATTATTAGATGGAAGCTTAGATGATTTTACGGATGAGATTGCTCGTTACAAGAAAATTTTGGAAGAAAACGAGCGGGATTTACAAATTTTAGGACTCGGAGTAAATGGTCACCTTGGTGCAAATGAGCCTGGTACACCATTTGATGCCCGCTTATTTTTAGCAGATAGCGATGAATCTACTATTAAAAGTACTATCATGTATAACAATCTAACCGAAGATGAAGCGCCATCGCAAATGCTTACACTGGGACTTGCGGATATGATGGATGCAAAACAAATCTTAGTAACAGCTTCTGGTGAACGTAAAGCAGAGGCGGTTAAAGGGTTGTTAGAAGGCCCTATTAGCGTAGATTGTCCGGCTTCTATATTACGAAATCACCCGAATGTTGTCTTTATTATAGATGAGGCAGCCGGATCTTTACTTACTAACCATTAA
- a CDS encoding LysR family transcriptional regulator: MEFRTIKTFYTVVNTGSFQRAAEVLNYSQPTISMRIKQLEQDLDVQLFERGKTLKLTHAGRLFYERAGQLIAQYEVLDHTIFDLKNGNAGLIKIGISEPSASLVLPQILKQFLTDFPKLMVNVSVDDANTCSQKLIDGEIDFAICGEPELILENFYFPFFHDTLDLIVSENHPLASRTSVELLDLRDECFIFTPANCPIRIQIEQHLKRAIGSDYKKMELTSSMSHKYFVRENVGVSIFTSTAHSELLEGTVRIPIKNLPISPPIGLLTNQKEKDFDSTTKEFIDRIIYYFDDKKRQLD; the protein is encoded by the coding sequence TTGGAATTTAGAACCATTAAAACTTTTTATACGGTAGTAAATACGGGAAGTTTTCAGCGGGCCGCAGAAGTATTAAATTATTCGCAGCCGACTATTTCAATGCGAATTAAACAGCTGGAACAAGATTTGGACGTGCAATTATTTGAACGGGGGAAAACATTAAAACTAACCCACGCTGGTAGATTGTTTTATGAAAGAGCGGGTCAGCTAATCGCTCAATATGAAGTTTTGGATCACACAATATTTGATTTAAAAAATGGCAATGCCGGCCTTATTAAAATAGGAATCTCAGAACCTAGCGCGAGCCTCGTCTTACCACAAATTTTAAAACAATTTTTAACCGATTTTCCAAAGCTAATGGTGAATGTTTCTGTGGATGATGCTAATACATGTAGCCAAAAACTGATTGATGGGGAAATTGATTTTGCCATTTGCGGGGAACCCGAGCTGATTTTGGAGAATTTTTATTTTCCGTTTTTCCATGATACGCTTGATTTGATTGTGTCAGAAAACCATCCTTTAGCTTCTCGGACGTCTGTAGAATTGCTTGATTTACGCGATGAATGCTTTATTTTCACTCCAGCAAATTGCCCGATTCGCATCCAAATTGAGCAACATTTAAAACGTGCCATTGGTAGTGATTATAAAAAAATGGAACTCACTAGTAGCATGTCTCATAAGTATTTTGTCCGTGAAAACGTTGGTGTTTCTATCTTTACGAGCACCGCACATTCCGAACTCTTAGAAGGAACTGTTCGTATTCCAATTAAAAATTTACCTATTTCACCTCCAATTGGGCTTTTAACTAATCAAAAAGAAAAAGACTTTGATAGTACCACGAAAGAATTTATTGATCGAATTATTTATTATTTTGATGATAAAAAAAGACAGTTAGACTAA
- a CDS encoding HdeD family acid-resistance protein: MRKLYTYFVLILGIAMIGLGIYLMFNPSTSLQALTIFIGIILVLNGINEVISYFGERKYWSISKWIMLDGILSILVGGFAIFESNMAERIFIIIFAIWILASAILRILTAFAVKGFPGWTLLLIMGILGIVIAVISLFTNTLVAIAIGIILGLFFVFQGITCLSLWWVIRKGEHRK, translated from the coding sequence ATGAGGAAATTATATACTTACTTTGTATTAATTCTCGGCATAGCAATGATTGGGCTTGGCATTTATTTAATGTTTAACCCGAGTACTTCTCTTCAAGCGCTAACAATTTTTATCGGAATTATTTTAGTGCTAAATGGAATTAATGAAGTTATTTCTTACTTTGGCGAACGTAAATATTGGAGCATTTCTAAATGGATTATGCTAGACGGGATATTATCGATCTTGGTAGGTGGTTTTGCTATTTTTGAATCGAATATGGCCGAACGTATTTTTATTATCATCTTTGCCATTTGGATATTAGCCTCAGCGATTTTACGAATTTTAACTGCTTTTGCCGTAAAAGGTTTCCCGGGCTGGACTTTACTGCTCATAATGGGGATTTTAGGAATTGTTATTGCTGTTATTTCGTTGTTCACGAATACATTAGTAGCGATTGCAATCGGAATTATTTTAGGACTGTTTTTCGTCTTCCAAGGAATTACTTGTCTATCCCTTTGGTGGGTTATTAGAAAAGGAGAACACCGGAAATAA
- the ssuE gene encoding NADPH-dependent FMN reductase has product MGKVTIIAGGIKTESRLNGLIQLAANQLANNGTEVKIIEVHKIQAEALVTADFTHPDIHLANSEIESSSGVIIATPIFKAAYSGVLKAYLDLLPLKALKGKVVLPLGLGGSNGHLLALQYALDPVLKELGAEIILKGQFTVDKQIERLGDGLYEIEITAKERLDSALNQFISLLNQNSVEV; this is encoded by the coding sequence ATGGGAAAAGTGACAATTATTGCTGGGGGAATCAAAACGGAATCTCGGCTGAACGGTTTAATTCAACTAGCAGCAAATCAATTAGCGAATAATGGTACGGAAGTTAAAATCATCGAAGTGCACAAAATCCAAGCAGAGGCTTTAGTAACTGCCGATTTCACGCATCCTGATATTCATTTAGCAAATAGTGAAATTGAGTCCAGCTCTGGCGTTATTATCGCAACACCCATTTTTAAAGCCGCATATTCAGGCGTGTTAAAAGCTTATTTAGATCTTTTGCCGCTTAAGGCTTTAAAAGGGAAAGTAGTTTTACCGCTAGGGCTTGGCGGATCAAATGGACATTTACTTGCACTGCAATACGCGCTAGATCCAGTTTTAAAAGAGCTAGGGGCTGAAATAATTTTGAAAGGTCAGTTTACGGTCGATAAGCAAATTGAACGGCTTGGTGACGGGCTTTATGAAATTGAAATTACGGCGAAAGAACGACTGGATAGTGCATTAAATCAGTTCATTTCGTTATTAAATCAAAATTCAGTGGAAGTTTAA
- a CDS encoding amidohydrolase, with amino-acid sequence MKLWENGTFYQMTAEGEQVSAVLTKNGQIHAVGEVADLKKQYATEIDETIDLEGKVVFPGFVDAHIHLLWYGQALERLNLNQTTTKKEALALILERTKQLASEEWLFVEGYDENKWSDEQTLISLVDLDGVSTTNPILVRRIDYHSVSINSALKAHIENFSENGFDGGGEIVRDKAGNFTGILRDNATTLAIDAFPAATPAELNAWLKIAITDLWSKGITGAHSEDLHYFTGFESTFAAFRNTVGANRLPFRAHLLIHHAELANFSTSKESFMSGDKFLELGAMKIFYDGTVGSRTALMSAGYADNPNEKGLQIHSDEAFEDLVQSARKAGLPVAIHILGDQAFANVIRTLRANPPKEGQYDRLIHTPWLTKELIAEAEGLPILFDVQPQFMASDLPWAIDVLGENHPPLAFAWNSLLRAGFPLAGGSDAPIEVPNPFWGIHAAVTRTANADLNGVKYWPEESLTVYEAIELYTKGAAFASYKTTSRGQIAPGFVADFTILAEDPFLIKPANLRHLEVMMTVVNEQVVYKKK; translated from the coding sequence ATGAAATTATGGGAAAACGGCACATTTTATCAAATGACAGCAGAAGGGGAGCAAGTTTCTGCTGTATTAACAAAAAATGGTCAAATTCATGCGGTGGGTGAAGTAGCGGACCTCAAAAAACAATATGCTACTGAAATTGATGAAACAATCGATTTGGAAGGTAAAGTAGTTTTTCCGGGATTTGTTGATGCGCATATCCATTTGCTATGGTACGGACAAGCTTTAGAACGGTTGAACTTAAACCAAACAACTACTAAAAAAGAGGCATTAGCGCTTATTCTTGAACGAACAAAGCAGCTTGCAAGTGAAGAATGGTTGTTTGTAGAAGGTTATGATGAAAATAAATGGTCAGATGAACAAACATTGATTTCTTTAGTTGATTTGGATGGGGTAAGTACAACCAATCCAATTTTAGTTAGACGGATTGATTACCATAGTGTGTCGATTAATTCGGCTTTAAAAGCGCACATTGAAAACTTTTCGGAAAACGGTTTTGATGGCGGTGGTGAAATTGTTCGTGATAAAGCTGGGAATTTTACTGGTATTTTAAGAGATAATGCGACAACGCTTGCTATAGATGCATTCCCGGCGGCGACACCTGCTGAATTAAACGCGTGGCTAAAAATTGCGATAACCGATTTATGGTCTAAAGGTATAACCGGCGCGCATTCGGAAGACTTACATTATTTTACGGGATTTGAATCTACTTTTGCTGCTTTTCGGAATACGGTGGGAGCAAATCGATTGCCATTTCGCGCACATTTGTTAATTCACCATGCAGAACTAGCTAATTTTTCAACGTCTAAAGAAAGTTTTATGAGTGGCGACAAATTTTTAGAATTAGGTGCAATGAAAATTTTCTATGACGGTACAGTTGGTTCACGGACGGCGCTAATGAGTGCGGGATACGCTGATAACCCGAATGAAAAAGGACTACAAATTCATTCCGATGAGGCTTTTGAGGATTTAGTTCAGTCAGCAAGAAAAGCGGGTTTACCTGTAGCAATTCATATTTTAGGCGACCAAGCTTTTGCTAATGTTATTCGAACTTTACGAGCAAACCCACCTAAAGAAGGACAATATGATAGATTAATTCACACACCTTGGCTTACAAAGGAACTAATAGCAGAAGCGGAGGGCTTACCGATATTATTTGATGTACAGCCACAGTTTATGGCTAGTGATCTCCCGTGGGCTATCGATGTGCTTGGTGAAAATCATCCGCCACTTGCCTTTGCTTGGAATTCGCTTTTACGAGCAGGCTTTCCATTAGCTGGAGGTAGTGATGCTCCGATCGAAGTGCCTAATCCGTTTTGGGGGATCCATGCAGCTGTTACAAGAACGGCTAATGCGGATTTGAATGGTGTGAAATATTGGCCGGAAGAGTCACTTACCGTATATGAAGCAATCGAACTTTATACAAAAGGGGCAGCATTTGCAAGTTATAAAACGACTTCCCGTGGTCAAATTGCACCTGGATTTGTAGCGGATTTTACGATTTTAGCAGAAGATCCTTTCCTAATAAAACCTGCGAATCTTCGTCATCTAGAAGTTATGATGACAGTTGTAAATGAACAAGTAGTTTATAAAAAAAAGTAA